A stretch of the Argentina anserina chromosome 6, drPotAnse1.1, whole genome shotgun sequence genome encodes the following:
- the LOC126798457 gene encoding actin-related protein 4-like isoform X2, producing the protein MLVGDEVSAVVIDLGSHTCKAGYAGNDAPTAVFPSVVGSVDEFSGSADGQRDSDKRKGKHNLYVGSEALGYRRDHMEVLPSIKNGVVVDWDAVEGIWDHAFRDCLLVDPKHHPVLLAEPSFNSQQQRERTAELMFENYQVPALFMVNNAVLTSFASGRATSLVVDR; encoded by the exons ATGCTCGTCGGCG ATGAGGTATCGGCCGTCGTAATCGACCTcggctcccacacttgcaaggcGGGATACGCCGGGAACGATGCGCCCACGGCTGTGTTTCCATCG GTTGTTGGGTCAGTTGATGAGTTCTCTGGATCGGCTGATGGACAACGTGATTCTGACAAAAGAAAGGGAAAGCACAATTTATATGTAGGATCTGAAGCTTTAGGATATCGCCGGGATCATATGGAG GTGCTGCCCTCCATAAAGAATGGAGTTGTTGTTGACTGGGATGCTGTGGAGGGTATATGGGACCATGCTTTCAG GGACTGCCTATTGGTTGACCCTAAACACCATCCAGTGCTACTTGCAGAGCCATCTTTTAACTCCCAGCAACAAAGAGAAAG GACAGCAGAACTCATGTTCGAAAATTACCAAGTTCCTGCTTTATTCATGGTTAATAATGCT GTTCTCACATCTTTTGCATCTGGCCGAGCTACCTCGTTGGTAGTTGACAG
- the LOC126798457 gene encoding actin-related protein 4-like isoform X1 encodes MLVGDEVSAVVIDLGSHTCKAGYAGNDAPTAVFPSVVGSVDEFSGSADGQRDSDKRKGKHNLYVGSEALGYRRDHMEVLPSIKNGVVVDWDAVEGIWDHAFRDCLLVDPKHHPVLLAEPSFNSQQQRERTAELMFENYQVPALFMVNNAVLTSFASGRATSLVVDRGYFRRC; translated from the exons ATGCTCGTCGGCG ATGAGGTATCGGCCGTCGTAATCGACCTcggctcccacacttgcaaggcGGGATACGCCGGGAACGATGCGCCCACGGCTGTGTTTCCATCG GTTGTTGGGTCAGTTGATGAGTTCTCTGGATCGGCTGATGGACAACGTGATTCTGACAAAAGAAAGGGAAAGCACAATTTATATGTAGGATCTGAAGCTTTAGGATATCGCCGGGATCATATGGAG GTGCTGCCCTCCATAAAGAATGGAGTTGTTGTTGACTGGGATGCTGTGGAGGGTATATGGGACCATGCTTTCAG GGACTGCCTATTGGTTGACCCTAAACACCATCCAGTGCTACTTGCAGAGCCATCTTTTAACTCCCAGCAACAAAGAGAAAG GACAGCAGAACTCATGTTCGAAAATTACCAAGTTCCTGCTTTATTCATGGTTAATAATGCT GTTCTCACATCTTTTGCATCTGGCCGAGCTACCTCGTTGGTAGTTGACAG